One Streptomyces sp. P9-A2 DNA window includes the following coding sequences:
- a CDS encoding dienelactone hydrolase family protein, whose product MNIMLFHSTYGPRPAVAAAADRLRGAGHEVWTPDLFEGRTFDTVEEGMAHQESIGRDELLRRAVLAAAPYSERGLVYAGLSFGASVAQTLALGDGRARGLLLLHGTSDIAANAAVDGLPVQLHVAEPDPFETDDWLSAWYLQMGRAGADVEVYRYAGAGHLYTDPGLPDHDEEAAEATWRVALGFLDSLEDD is encoded by the coding sequence ATGAACATCATGCTGTTTCACTCGACCTACGGCCCGCGGCCCGCGGTGGCCGCGGCCGCGGACCGGTTGCGCGGCGCCGGACACGAGGTGTGGACGCCCGACCTCTTCGAGGGCCGTACGTTCGACACGGTCGAGGAGGGCATGGCCCACCAGGAGTCCATCGGCAGGGACGAGTTGCTGCGGCGGGCCGTGCTCGCCGCCGCGCCCTACTCGGAGCGGGGGCTGGTGTACGCCGGGCTCTCCTTCGGCGCCTCCGTCGCCCAGACGCTGGCCCTCGGTGACGGCCGGGCGCGCGGGCTGCTGCTCCTGCACGGCACGTCGGACATCGCGGCGAACGCGGCGGTGGACGGTCTGCCGGTGCAGCTCCACGTCGCCGAGCCGGACCCGTTCGAGACCGACGACTGGCTGAGCGCCTGGTATCTGCAGATGGGCCGCGCCGGAGCCGACGTCGAGGTGTACCGGTACGCCGGAGCAGGTCACCTCTACACCGACCCCGGTCTGCCGGACCACGACGAGGAGGCCGCCGAGGCCACCTGGCGGGTGGCGCTCGGCTTCCTCGATTCGCTGGAGGACGACTGA
- a CDS encoding SDR family NAD(P)-dependent oxidoreductase: MTRNVVISGGGTGIGLAAARVFAADGDRVLLLGRRGDVLERAGAEVPGAEVYAADLADPVAVRGVAGYVGREFGAVDVLIHSAGGNGLLERQAGADDPLDAVARHWTVNFRLNLLTAVLLTEALKDRLAEPGGRVLFLSSIAAYRGSGQTAYAAAKAGLHPYAHDLARKLGPHGITVNVVAPGYIEDTAFFGDGIDGERRAELIAETADGRAGTPGDVAATLHWLASPGAGHITSQIIQVNGGAERGH; encoded by the coding sequence ATGACGCGGAACGTGGTGATCAGCGGGGGCGGTACGGGGATCGGGCTGGCGGCGGCACGGGTCTTCGCCGCCGACGGGGACCGGGTGCTGCTGCTCGGACGGCGCGGGGACGTCCTGGAGCGGGCCGGGGCCGAGGTACCGGGGGCCGAGGTGTACGCCGCGGACCTCGCCGATCCGGTCGCCGTGCGGGGCGTCGCCGGCTACGTCGGCCGGGAGTTCGGAGCCGTCGACGTACTGATCCACAGCGCCGGCGGCAACGGCCTCCTCGAGCGCCAGGCCGGGGCGGACGATCCGCTCGACGCCGTCGCCCGCCACTGGACGGTCAACTTCCGGCTCAACCTGCTGACCGCCGTCCTGCTCACGGAGGCCCTCAAGGACCGGCTCGCCGAGCCCGGCGGACGGGTGCTGTTCCTCAGCTCCATCGCCGCCTACCGGGGTTCCGGGCAGACCGCGTACGCGGCGGCCAAGGCCGGACTCCATCCGTACGCCCATGACCTCGCCCGGAAGCTGGGGCCGCACGGCATCACGGTGAACGTGGTCGCGCCCGGCTACATCGAGGACACCGCGTTCTTCGGCGACGGCATCGACGGGGAGCGGCGGGCGGAGCTGATCGCCGAGACCGCCGACGGGCGGGCCGGGACGCCCGGGGACGTGGCCGCCACCCTGCACTGGCTGGCCTCCCCGGGCGCCGGACACATCACCTCGCAGATCATCCAGGTCAACGGCGGCGCCGAACGCGGCCACTGA
- a CDS encoding thioredoxin domain-containing protein, protein MSKRNSQTAKTAARERLRVEREREAKKAKIKRQLVVAGTIVGVLAIAGGIGYAVMQANKPSAWEAAADAKLVKPANSSGENGTTVVIGKADAKKTLELYEDPRCPICATFEQGVGETIEKDVADGKYKVQFIGASFLDRNLTGEGSKNALSSLGAALNVSPEAFLAYKAALYSAEFHPEESQDKFKDDAYLIKVANSVEELKGNKKFQAAVENGTYDKWALEMSDKFDDSDVNGTPTLKMDGEKLTGSDGQNAPMTAPEFTAAIEKALKA, encoded by the coding sequence ATGAGCAAGCGGAACAGCCAGACGGCGAAGACGGCGGCCCGTGAGCGTCTGCGCGTCGAGCGCGAGCGCGAGGCCAAGAAAGCCAAGATCAAGCGTCAGCTGGTCGTCGCCGGAACGATCGTCGGCGTCCTGGCGATAGCCGGCGGCATCGGCTACGCCGTCATGCAGGCCAACAAGCCCAGCGCGTGGGAGGCCGCGGCGGACGCGAAGCTCGTCAAGCCGGCCAACTCCAGCGGCGAGAACGGCACCACCGTCGTCATCGGCAAGGCCGACGCGAAGAAGACCCTGGAGCTGTACGAGGACCCGCGCTGCCCGATCTGCGCCACGTTCGAGCAGGGCGTCGGCGAGACGATCGAGAAGGACGTCGCGGACGGCAAGTACAAGGTCCAGTTCATCGGCGCCTCGTTCCTCGACCGCAACCTGACCGGCGAGGGCTCCAAGAACGCCCTGAGCTCCCTGGGTGCCGCGCTGAACGTCAGCCCGGAGGCGTTCCTCGCCTACAAGGCCGCGCTCTACTCGGCCGAGTTCCACCCCGAGGAGAGCCAGGACAAGTTCAAGGACGACGCCTACCTGATCAAGGTGGCGAACTCCGTCGAGGAACTGAAGGGCAACAAGAAGTTCCAGGCGGCCGTGGAGAACGGCACCTACGACAAGTGGGCGCTGGAGATGTCCGACAAGTTCGACGACAGCGACGTCAATGGCACCCCCACGCTGAAGATGGACGGCGAGAAGCTCACCGGGTCCGACGGGCAGAACGCACCGATGACGGCCCCCGAGTTCACGGCCGCGATCGAGAAGGCCCTCAAGGCCTGA
- a CDS encoding Na+/H+ antiporter, giving the protein MDQLALLFALLLGAVVCVPLGDRLGLPAPVLMTVFGIVLALLEFVPNVDVPPDLILPLLLPPLLYAAVRRTSWRQFAANARPILLLAVALVFVTTLCVAVVAHAIVPGLPLAAAVALGALVAPPDPVAATAVAGKLGLPRRLVSILEGEGLFNDVTAIVLYHVAIAAAVSGTFSPWEAGLDLVLSAVVAVAVGLVLGWGANRLMDLLGDATLQVALSLLVPYFSYVLAEELHGSGVLAVLTTALFLVEYATDADDVMTRLAGHAFWDIVDTLVTGIAFGLVGLELHNAVRTASGHWGELLGWAGVIVGVVVLVRLLWLLPATWLTRRLHAARDTGEDIPVSWRETMVMWWSGMRGVASVALVLAIPLETGTGGDFPARGEIVFIAFGVIMATLLVQGTTLPWLVRRLGVRADTRREKELERDLALRASQAAKHRLHEIEESEELPEELAEQMLRSAFDIGARISPDVVEDERREAYRHRARRAKAARRIRGEMLSAARHEVLAARSEAGADPEVVDRVLRHLDVRSMR; this is encoded by the coding sequence GTGGACCAGTTGGCCCTGCTGTTCGCCCTGCTGCTCGGTGCCGTGGTGTGCGTCCCCCTGGGAGACCGGCTGGGACTGCCGGCGCCGGTGCTGATGACGGTTTTCGGGATCGTCCTCGCCCTTCTGGAGTTCGTCCCGAACGTGGACGTCCCGCCGGACCTGATCCTGCCGCTGCTGCTGCCGCCCCTGCTCTACGCCGCCGTCCGCCGGACGTCCTGGCGGCAGTTCGCGGCGAACGCGAGACCGATCCTCCTGCTGGCCGTGGCGCTGGTGTTCGTCACCACGCTGTGCGTGGCCGTCGTCGCCCACGCGATCGTGCCGGGTCTGCCGCTGGCCGCCGCGGTCGCCCTCGGCGCGCTGGTCGCACCGCCCGACCCGGTCGCGGCGACCGCCGTCGCCGGGAAGCTGGGGCTGCCGCGCCGTCTGGTGTCGATCCTCGAGGGCGAGGGCCTGTTCAACGACGTCACCGCCATCGTCCTGTACCACGTGGCGATCGCCGCCGCCGTGAGCGGTACCTTCTCGCCCTGGGAGGCGGGCCTGGACCTGGTCCTGTCGGCCGTGGTGGCGGTCGCGGTCGGGCTCGTGCTCGGCTGGGGCGCCAACCGGCTCATGGACCTGCTGGGGGACGCGACCCTGCAGGTCGCGCTGAGCCTGCTGGTGCCGTACTTCTCCTACGTCCTGGCCGAGGAACTGCACGGCTCGGGGGTGCTCGCCGTGCTCACCACCGCGCTGTTCCTCGTGGAGTACGCCACCGACGCCGACGACGTCATGACCCGGCTGGCCGGACACGCCTTCTGGGACATCGTCGACACGCTCGTCACCGGCATCGCGTTCGGACTGGTCGGCCTCGAACTGCACAACGCGGTCCGGACCGCGTCCGGCCACTGGGGCGAACTGCTCGGCTGGGCCGGGGTGATCGTGGGCGTGGTCGTCCTCGTCCGGCTGCTGTGGCTGCTGCCGGCGACCTGGCTGACGAGGCGGCTGCACGCCGCGCGGGACACCGGTGAGGACATCCCGGTGAGCTGGCGCGAGACGATGGTGATGTGGTGGTCGGGGATGCGCGGGGTGGCCTCCGTCGCGCTGGTGCTGGCGATTCCGCTGGAGACCGGCACCGGGGGCGACTTCCCGGCCCGGGGCGAGATCGTCTTCATCGCGTTCGGCGTGATCATGGCGACGCTGCTGGTCCAGGGGACGACCCTGCCGTGGCTGGTGAGACGGCTGGGGGTGCGGGCCGACACCAGACGGGAGAAGGAACTCGAACGGGATCTCGCGCTGCGGGCGTCCCAGGCCGCGAAGCACCGGCTGCACGAGATCGAGGAGTCCGAGGAACTGCCGGAGGAACTGGCCGAGCAGATGCTGCGCAGCGCCTTCGACATCGGGGCGCGGATCAGCCCCGATGTCGTCGAGGACGAGCGGCGGGAGGCGTACCGGCACCGGGCGCGACGGGCCAAGGCGGCGCGGCGGATCCGGGGGGAGATGCTGAGCGCGGCGCGGCACGAGGTGCTGGCGGCGCGGAGCGAGGCGGGGGCCGACCCCGAGGTGGTGGACCGGGTGCTGCGTCACCTCGATGTGCGCAGTATGCGGTGA
- a CDS encoding alkaline phosphatase D family protein — MTTRHRSSESAVSATAGANAFAPRRRSVVKAAAATAVLAAPLTAALPARAATAVAPVFLHGVASGDPLPDGVLLWTRVTPTPEAIPGSGLGPDTEVGWTVARDKAFTTVVAKGSIRATATTDHTVKADVRGLAPATDYWFRFSVGTTDSPVGRTRTAPAADAAVTGLRFGVVSCSNWEAGHFSSYRHLAARGDLDAWLHLGDYLYEYGTGEYGTRGRTVRAHAPAHEIVTLADYRLRHATYKTDPDLQALHAKAPVVAIWDDHEIANDAWSGGAGNHTEGEEGTWAARQAAAKQAYFEWMPVRPALAGTTYRRLRFGRLADLSLLDLRSFRSQQVSTGDGAVDDPDRTLTGRAQLDWLKSGLSASDTAWRLVGTSVMISPLAIGSLPAGLLKPVAKLLGLPQEGLALNTDQWDGYTDDRRELLAHLRTNAIRNTVFLTGDIHMAWANDVPVNAGTYPASGSAATEFVVTSVTSDNLDDIVKVPEGTVSAVASPLIRATNRHVHWVDTDRHGYGVLDITSERAQMDYYVVSSRTDPGATSTWARSYRTLSGTQRVERADRPV, encoded by the coding sequence GTGACCACTCGACACAGATCGTCCGAGAGCGCCGTATCCGCCACCGCGGGCGCCAACGCCTTCGCCCCCCGCCGCCGTTCGGTCGTCAAGGCGGCCGCCGCGACCGCGGTCCTCGCCGCACCGCTCACCGCCGCGCTGCCCGCCCGCGCCGCCACCGCCGTGGCCCCCGTCTTCCTGCACGGGGTGGCCTCCGGCGATCCCCTGCCGGACGGCGTCCTGCTGTGGACGCGCGTGACGCCGACGCCGGAGGCCATACCCGGCTCGGGCCTCGGCCCCGACACCGAGGTCGGCTGGACCGTCGCCCGCGACAAGGCGTTCACCACCGTCGTCGCGAAGGGGTCGATCCGCGCCACCGCAACCACCGACCACACCGTCAAGGCCGACGTCCGCGGCCTCGCGCCGGCCACCGACTACTGGTTCCGCTTCTCCGTCGGCACCACCGACTCCCCCGTCGGCCGCACCCGCACCGCCCCGGCCGCCGACGCCGCCGTGACCGGTCTGCGCTTCGGCGTGGTCTCCTGCTCCAACTGGGAGGCCGGTCACTTCTCGTCGTACCGCCATCTCGCGGCCCGCGGCGACCTCGACGCCTGGCTGCATCTCGGCGACTACCTCTACGAGTACGGCACCGGCGAGTACGGCACGCGCGGCCGGACCGTCCGCGCGCACGCGCCCGCCCACGAGATCGTCACCCTGGCCGACTACCGCCTGAGGCACGCGACGTACAAAACCGACCCCGACCTCCAGGCGCTGCACGCCAAGGCACCGGTCGTCGCGATCTGGGACGACCACGAGATCGCCAACGACGCCTGGTCCGGCGGCGCCGGTAACCACACCGAGGGCGAGGAGGGCACCTGGGCCGCGCGTCAGGCCGCCGCCAAACAGGCCTACTTCGAGTGGATGCCGGTACGTCCCGCGCTGGCCGGCACGACCTACCGCCGGCTGCGCTTCGGCAGGCTCGCCGACCTCTCGCTGCTGGACCTGCGCTCCTTCCGCTCCCAGCAGGTCTCCACGGGCGACGGCGCGGTGGACGACCCGGACCGTACGCTGACCGGCCGGGCCCAGCTCGACTGGCTGAAGTCGGGGCTGTCGGCGTCCGACACCGCCTGGCGGCTGGTGGGCACCTCGGTGATGATCTCGCCGCTCGCGATCGGCTCGCTCCCGGCCGGTCTGCTGAAACCGGTCGCCAAGCTGCTCGGCCTGCCGCAGGAGGGCCTCGCCCTCAACACCGACCAGTGGGACGGCTACACCGACGACCGCCGGGAACTCCTCGCCCATCTGCGGACGAACGCCATCCGCAACACGGTCTTCCTCACCGGCGACATCCACATGGCGTGGGCCAACGACGTGCCGGTGAACGCGGGTACGTACCCGGCTTCCGGCTCGGCGGCCACCGAGTTCGTCGTGACCTCGGTCACCTCGGACAACCTCGACGACATCGTCAAGGTCCCCGAGGGCACCGTCTCCGCGGTCGCCTCCCCGCTGATCAGGGCCACCAACCGGCACGTCCACTGGGTCGACACCGACCGCCACGGCTACGGCGTGCTGGACATCACGTCCGAGCGGGCGCAGATGGACTACTACGTGGTCTCCAGCCGCACCGACCCGGGCGCCACGTCCACGTGGGCGCGCTCCTACCGGACGCTCAGCGGCACCCAGCGGGTCGAGCGCGCCGACCGCCCGGTCTGA
- a CDS encoding mechanosensitive ion channel family protein yields the protein MEDVLRPLIVFGGSVVLTLTLGWATDRLLRKADARHPETPMWELLRRGRIPYQLLICAALLRGSFSEARMFQEYREGIGRVLTLVLIGSAAWLVIRIAAAVVETSYTRYANVHRERDPARVRRVRTQVTLIRRVVSAIVGVVAVAAMLLTFPAMRAAGASLLASAGILGIVAGVAAQSTLSNLFAGLQIAFGDMVRIGDTVVVDGEWGTVEEITLTFLTVNTWDERRITMPVSYFTSKPFENWSRDSPQMTGTVIWHLDHRAPLDAMRDRLRDILRECPAWDGRAYNLTVVDTTPSTMQVRALVTAKDAGDIWTVRVEVREQMVRWLAEQHPYALPRISTAPADPAPVLDTSHHSPGGAAGITRPPGIPGPSGPPEDGAPAHDPQGAAQGSSAA from the coding sequence ATGGAAGACGTGCTCCGCCCCCTGATCGTGTTCGGCGGCTCGGTCGTGCTCACCCTGACGCTCGGCTGGGCCACCGACCGACTGCTGCGCAAGGCCGACGCCCGGCACCCCGAGACCCCCATGTGGGAACTGCTCCGGCGCGGCCGCATCCCCTACCAGTTGCTCATCTGCGCGGCCCTGCTGAGAGGTTCGTTCAGCGAGGCCAGGATGTTCCAGGAGTACCGGGAGGGCATCGGCCGGGTGCTGACGCTGGTGCTGATCGGGTCGGCCGCCTGGCTGGTGATCCGGATCGCGGCGGCCGTCGTCGAAACCTCGTACACCCGGTACGCCAACGTGCACCGCGAGCGCGACCCGGCCAGGGTCCGCCGGGTGCGCACCCAGGTGACGCTGATCCGGCGGGTCGTCTCGGCGATCGTCGGCGTGGTGGCAGTGGCCGCGATGCTGCTGACCTTCCCCGCCATGCGCGCGGCCGGCGCCTCGCTGCTGGCCTCGGCGGGCATCCTCGGCATCGTCGCCGGTGTCGCCGCCCAGTCCACGCTCAGCAACCTGTTCGCCGGGCTGCAGATCGCCTTCGGCGACATGGTGCGCATCGGCGACACGGTCGTGGTGGACGGCGAGTGGGGAACGGTCGAGGAGATCACCCTGACCTTCCTCACCGTGAACACCTGGGACGAGCGCCGGATCACCATGCCGGTGTCGTACTTCACGTCCAAGCCGTTCGAGAACTGGTCCCGCGACTCCCCGCAGATGACCGGGACGGTCATCTGGCATCTCGACCACCGGGCCCCGCTGGACGCGATGCGCGACCGGCTCCGCGACATCCTGCGCGAGTGCCCGGCCTGGGACGGCCGCGCCTACAACCTGACCGTCGTGGACACCACGCCCAGCACCATGCAGGTGCGGGCCCTGGTGACGGCCAAGGACGCCGGCGACATATGGACGGTACGGGTCGAGGTCCGCGAGCAGATGGTCCGCTGGCTGGCCGAGCAGCATCCCTACGCCCTGCCCCGGATCAGCACCGCCCCGGCCGACCCGGCACCGGTCCTCGACACGAGCCACCACTCCCCCGGCGGCGCCGCCGGCATCACCCGTCCCCCGGGTATCCCCGGCCCCTCCGGTCCCCCGGAGGACGGGGCGCCCGCCCACGACCCGCAGGGCGCGGCGCAGGGGTCGTCAGCTGCTTGA
- a CDS encoding DUF2252 domain-containing protein, with translation MSVPQLDDEHRGEEILAVLDTAFGELLAADPAAFRVKFRKMAASAFAFYRGTACLFYHDLDAEKRGGPYLDDRTSRVWIHGDLHAENFGTYMDSNGRLVFNVNDFDEAYVGPFTWDLKRFAASMALIGYAKALSDEQITELVRIYTAAYRERIHALATGVKSDEVPPFTLDTAQGPLLDALRDARSLTRFGLLDSMTVIRDFERRFASGGGAVELDAATRYKVLAAFDGYLETLPDASLARPDSYRVKDVVGRRGVGIGSAGLPSYNILLEGHSDALENDVVIYIKQAQTPAVSRHITDPSIRDYFQHEGHRTVISQRALQAHADPWLGWAELDGAGQLVAEVSPYAVDLDWGDIDEPEEIAQVVADLGRATATMHAAADDTSGESLVPFSTERAIDAAIAADEEGLEPLLVDFAHSYGARARGDHQIFLDLFRNGRIPGL, from the coding sequence ATGTCGGTCCCGCAGCTCGACGACGAGCACCGCGGCGAGGAGATCCTCGCCGTTCTCGACACCGCCTTCGGCGAGCTCCTGGCCGCCGACCCGGCCGCCTTCCGTGTGAAGTTCCGGAAGATGGCGGCCTCGGCGTTCGCGTTCTACCGAGGCACGGCGTGTCTCTTCTACCACGATCTGGACGCCGAGAAGCGCGGCGGCCCGTACCTGGACGACCGGACGTCCCGGGTGTGGATCCACGGCGATCTGCACGCGGAGAACTTCGGCACGTACATGGACTCCAACGGCCGTCTGGTCTTCAACGTCAACGACTTCGACGAGGCCTACGTCGGCCCCTTCACCTGGGACCTCAAGCGCTTCGCCGCCTCCATGGCGCTGATCGGCTACGCGAAGGCGCTCAGCGACGAGCAGATCACCGAGCTGGTGCGGATCTACACGGCCGCGTACCGGGAGCGGATCCACGCGCTGGCGACCGGCGTGAAGAGCGACGAGGTGCCGCCGTTCACGCTGGACACCGCGCAGGGTCCGCTGCTCGACGCGCTGCGCGACGCCCGCTCGCTGACCCGGTTCGGGCTGCTGGACTCGATGACCGTCATCCGTGACTTCGAGCGCCGCTTCGCCTCCGGCGGCGGCGCGGTCGAGCTCGACGCCGCCACCCGCTACAAGGTCCTCGCCGCTTTCGACGGCTACCTGGAGACGCTGCCGGACGCCTCGCTGGCCCGTCCGGACTCCTACCGGGTGAAGGACGTCGTGGGCCGCCGGGGCGTGGGCATCGGCTCGGCCGGGCTGCCGTCGTACAACATCCTGCTGGAGGGGCACAGCGACGCCCTGGAGAACGATGTGGTGATCTACATCAAGCAGGCGCAGACGCCGGCCGTCTCCCGGCACATCACCGACCCGTCGATCCGGGACTACTTCCAGCACGAGGGCCACCGCACGGTGATCTCCCAGCGCGCCCTGCAGGCGCACGCGGACCCGTGGCTGGGCTGGGCCGAGCTGGACGGCGCGGGGCAGCTGGTCGCGGAGGTCTCGCCGTACGCGGTGGACCTGGACTGGGGCGACATCGACGAGCCGGAGGAGATCGCGCAGGTCGTCGCCGACCTCGGCCGGGCCACGGCCACGATGCACGCGGCGGCGGACGACACGTCCGGCGAGTCACTGGTGCCGTTCTCCACCGAGCGCGCCATCGACGCGGCGATCGCGGCCGACGAGGAGGGCCTGGAGCCCCTGCTGGTCGACTTCGCGCACAGCTACGGCGCCCGTGCGCGCGGCGACCACCAGATCTTCCTGGACCTGTTCCGCAACGGCAGGATCCCGGGACTGTGA